The Musa acuminata AAA Group cultivar baxijiao chromosome BXJ1-3, Cavendish_Baxijiao_AAA, whole genome shotgun sequence genome window below encodes:
- the LOC103979575 gene encoding trihelix transcription factor PTL translates to MDLQDLHNLIAGKPGFSAVSAVSDHAHFLGQHHSSFIAAPGPDQQYGMLVAGSRGGEVDLPPPPPPPPLPPPGMESFGFYETAFGGGGGQGRWPRQETLTLLEVRSRLDSRFREAAHKGPLWDEVSRILAEEHGYHRSGKKCREKLENLYKYYKKTKEGKAGRQDGKHYRFFRQLEALYGGSSSATAEIIQPCSKPTYASALPSNREALQVSRFSGNVSLSSSSEFDGTSSTGEEGEQEDGSMRRAKTGRKSWKSKVEELVDEQIKRFIEVQETWMNQMLGTLEHMEQARISREEDWRRQEAERVDREYGLWASERAWMEARDAAIIQALEKISRRELRPQPQEDRSANGEDGDEADGNWAAQRWPESETASLVRIRRSMEGEFGEGGSGKVGLWGEVSAAMACLGTNRSAKGCKEKWDDINKRSRKAKESQKKRRRSGLTNKHGEGSCSEPSGCHEEGEQGSDVAGGFALADGPASPPDFDGGVNGVNEISFLFSVGEDESLWANNGGVRNTGG, encoded by the exons ATGGACCTGCAGGACCTCCATAATCTAATCGCCGGTAAGCCCGGCTTCTCCGCCGTCTCTGCCGTATCCGACCATGCGCATTTCCTGGGCCAACACCACAGCAGCTTCATCGCCGCGCCCGGTCCCGACCAGCAGTACGGGATGCTCGTGGCGGGCAGTCGCGGCGGCGAAGTTGATCTTCCGCCGCCACCCCCGCCTCCCCCGCTGCCGCCACCGGGAATGGAAAGCTTTGGGTTCTACGAGACGGCTTTCGGTGGTGGCGGGGGTCAAGGGCGGTGGCCGAGACAGGAAACGCTGACCCTGTTGGAGGTGAGATCCCGGCTGGACTCCAGGTTCAGGGAAGCTGCCCACAAGGGTCCGCTGTGGGATGAGGTCTCCAG GATCCTGGCAGAGGAGCATGGATACCATAGGAGCGGGAAGAAATGCAGGGAGAAGCTGGAGAACTTGTACAAGTACTACAAGAAGACCAAGGAAGGGAAGGCAGGGAGGCAGGATGGGAAGCACTATAGGTTCTTCAGGCAATTGGAGGCTCTCTACGGAGGGAGCAGTAGCGCCACCGCCGAGATCATTCAACCATGCTCTAAACCTACCTATGCTTCCGCTCTACCGTCAAACCGAGAAGCCTTGCAGGTTTCCAGGTTCTCTGGGAACGTTAGCTTGTCGAGTTCTAGTGAATTCGATGGGACCTCATCGACCGGAGAAGAGGGAGAACAGGAGGACGGAAGTATGAGGAGAGCAAAGACGGGAAGAAAGAGTTGGAAGTCGAAGGTGGAGGAGTTGGTCGACGAGCAGATCAAGAGGTTCATAGAGGTGCAAGAGACGTGGATGAACCAGATGCTGGGGACACTGGAGCACATGGAACAGGCGAGGATCTCCCGGGAGGAAGACTGGAGAAGGCAGGAAGCGGAGAGGGTCGACCGAGAGTACGGCCTCTGGGCCAGCGAGCGAGCGTGGATGGAGGCGCGCGACGCCGCCATTATACAGGCGTTGGAGAAGATAAGCCGCCGCGAGCTGAGACCGCAACCGCAAGAGGATCGGAGCGCGAACGGGGAAGATGGCGATGAAGCCGACGGCAACTGGGCGGCTCAGAGATGGCCCGAGTCTGAGACCGCCAGTCTTGTCAGGATCAGGAGAAGCATGGAGGGGGAGTTCGGAGAGGGTGGGAGCGGTAAGGTCGGCCTGTGGGGGGAGGTCTCGGCCGCCATGGCTTGCCTGGGGACCAACCGGAGTGCGAAGGGGTGCAAGGAGAAGTGGGACGACATCAACAAGCGCTCGAGGAAAGCCAAGGAGAGCCAGAAGAAGCGGAGGAGAAGTGGCTTGACGAACAAGCACGGCGAAGGTTCGTGCAGCGAGCCAAGTGGCTGCCACGAGGAGGGAGAGCAAGGATCGGACGTGGCGGGGGGTTTTGCGCTTGCTGATGGTCCTGCATCTCCTCCGGATTTCGATGGTGGAGTCAATGGAGTCAACGAGATATCTTTCTTGTTCTCGGTGGGCGAAGATGAGAGCCTGTGGGCGAACAACGGTGGTGTGAGGAATACAGGTGGATGA